In one Methylobacterium sp. SyP6R genomic region, the following are encoded:
- a CDS encoding Uma2 family endonuclease translates to MPVAAVARASRMSGSEFRAFQAERPDDERWELIEGVPVMMTPPLMEHNVIATNLQTLLNAALRDHDESLYAVQRPGIEFPWPRSILVEMERNGAYKPEPDVAVVAYDDVVGGKRFTDAATLLAEVVSSTDEDLTPVSGARWIDVKVRLYREHGPCRAILVVEQERVHVTLHAREADGWTCRVLTGLGDDLAIPSMGLACKVGDLYRDTRWQPRRARPHRT, encoded by the coding sequence ATGCCTGTCGCGGCGGTCGCGCGCGCATCCCGGATGTCGGGATCGGAGTTCCGCGCCTTCCAGGCGGAGCGGCCGGATGACGAGCGCTGGGAACTGATCGAGGGGGTTCCGGTCATGATGACGCCGCCCCTCATGGAGCACAACGTCATCGCGACGAACCTCCAGACCCTGCTCAACGCCGCGCTGCGGGACCACGACGAGAGCCTCTACGCCGTCCAGCGGCCGGGCATCGAGTTCCCCTGGCCCCGCTCCATCCTGGTAGAGATGGAGCGGAACGGCGCCTATAAACCAGAGCCCGATGTCGCGGTGGTCGCCTACGACGACGTGGTCGGGGGCAAGCGCTTCACCGACGCGGCGACCCTGCTCGCCGAGGTGGTCTCCAGCACCGACGAGGACCTGACGCCGGTCAGCGGCGCGCGCTGGATCGACGTGAAGGTCCGGCTCTATCGCGAGCATGGCCCCTGCCGGGCCATCCTCGTCGTGGAGCAGGAGCGCGTGCACGTGACGCTGCATGCCCGCGAGGCCGACGGCTGGACCTGCCGGGTGCTGACCGGCCTCGGCGACGATCTCGCGATTCCGTCGATGGGTCTCGCCTGCAAGGTGGGGGACCTCTACCGGGACACGCGCTGGCAGCCGCGCCGCGCTCGCCCGCATCGAACCTGA
- a CDS encoding HNH endonuclease translates to MLDLQTLVLNADYRPLSYNPLSLWSWKDAFTALFLDRVTLVASYDVEARSPSRSLRVPSVVALKSYVAMARSPAFTRYNIYLRDTFSCQYCGLRLPSGGLTFDHVVPRSRGGQSSWENVVAACSPCNLRKANRTPEEAEMPLLNEPRRPSRHELHRRQPEFDHRQYHHTWIDYLYWDSELET, encoded by the coding sequence ATGCTGGACCTTCAAACCCTCGTGCTCAACGCGGATTACCGGCCGCTCTCGTACAATCCGCTTTCCCTGTGGTCGTGGAAGGATGCGTTCACGGCCCTGTTCCTCGACCGCGTCACCCTGGTGGCGAGCTACGACGTCGAGGCGCGCTCGCCCAGCCGCTCCCTGCGGGTGCCGAGCGTGGTGGCGCTCAAGAGCTACGTCGCCATGGCGCGCAGCCCGGCCTTCACGCGCTACAACATCTACCTGCGCGACACGTTCTCGTGCCAGTATTGCGGCCTGCGCCTGCCGTCGGGCGGCCTGACCTTCGACCACGTGGTGCCGCGCTCCCGCGGCGGCCAGTCGAGCTGGGAGAACGTGGTCGCGGCCTGCAGCCCGTGCAACCTGCGCAAGGCCAACCGCACCCCCGAGGAGGCCGAGATGCCCCTCCTCAACGAGCCGCGCCGGCCGAGCCGCCACGAGCTGCACCGCCGCCAGCCGGAATTCGACCACCGCCAGTACCACCACACCTGGATCGACTACCTGTACTGGGACAGCGAGTTGGAGACCTGA
- a CDS encoding DUF3772 domain-containing protein, with product MRQLRRWTIALAAVLLSPGLAAAQGHVAKPERATVAQAPAPAGQPAAKDAKPAAAPAAPAEAPKEAPKEAPKEATKPPPQTPISEQIKQIRAQLDAEKADLDQREQALTHRELNKDDLALLREGIPPVADRLRQVVDHLGPRLDAAKERLNQLGPKPKEPEGADVAQERAQREAGVAEIDDTLRLARSLLVQSEQITDQISNRRRAAFTRALFERTDGLVSPNLWMRATSDYARDFRALKSSLDDSVVQVQRRGTALNLFLLALAIGVSVALYVGRRHIAPRVGHRSSKTAQPTRYARVMAAWRVFLVGAVPAVLGSFLVGYTLDVTELLPLRLLPAAHRIVASLAFVAVVEAMADALLSPDRPAWRLVAMTDATAERLNRLIIAIASVIAVGRTIEGLNEGISLSLPITIVTKGVFAAVVAVVLAEGLRRFAARAEETDEACLGPYIAAESTTGIGGPLRILGWIVVAAIGVSALVGYIALSSFLIDQLMWTAIAAAILYLAISSVDAVVSSALQDDSRIATALQANTGLRKRSLNQIAVLISGFVRVLLLTAAGVLLLASWGVDSTDIFSWAQAAFFGFTVGGVTISLSTIALALGLFTLGLVITKAIQRWLENTYLPATDLDPGLRNSISTVSGYVGFLLTLALAFSYLGLSLEKLTIVAGALSVGIGFGLQSIVNNFVSGLLLLWERPIRVGDLVVIGDNEGYVRRISVRSTEIQTFDRSAVIVPNSNLISGVVKNRVRGDRTGRVTITVSVLRNQDPVHAAELIAGCAKAHAEVLKEPPPRVVFRKIGDPFLEFELIAMITDVGSQAKVQSDLNFAVFKTLSEEGLIPNLGPGASIVTVQGLDAMQDAMGQIARMTTPAALRPESRNEARPEPEAERRKTPETVP from the coding sequence ATGAGACAGCTTCGCCGATGGACGATCGCCCTGGCGGCCGTGCTGCTGAGCCCCGGGCTCGCGGCGGCGCAGGGCCACGTCGCGAAGCCCGAACGGGCCACGGTCGCGCAGGCGCCGGCACCCGCCGGCCAGCCGGCGGCGAAGGATGCGAAACCCGCCGCCGCGCCCGCTGCACCTGCGGAAGCCCCCAAGGAAGCCCCCAAGGAAGCGCCCAAGGAAGCCACCAAGCCGCCGCCGCAGACCCCGATCTCCGAGCAGATCAAGCAGATCCGCGCCCAGCTCGACGCCGAGAAGGCGGACCTCGACCAGCGCGAGCAGGCCCTGACCCACCGGGAGCTGAACAAGGACGACCTCGCCCTCCTGCGCGAGGGCATCCCGCCGGTGGCCGATCGCCTGCGCCAGGTCGTCGACCATCTCGGGCCCCGGCTGGATGCGGCCAAGGAGCGGCTGAACCAGCTCGGGCCCAAGCCCAAGGAGCCCGAGGGTGCCGACGTGGCGCAGGAGCGGGCCCAGCGCGAGGCCGGCGTCGCCGAGATCGACGACACCCTGCGGCTTGCCCGCTCGCTCCTGGTGCAGAGCGAGCAGATCACCGACCAGATCAGCAACCGCCGCCGCGCCGCCTTCACCCGCGCCCTGTTCGAGCGCACCGACGGCCTGGTGAGCCCGAACCTGTGGATGCGGGCCACCAGCGACTACGCCCGCGACTTCCGGGCGCTGAAATCCTCCCTCGACGATTCGGTCGTCCAGGTCCAGCGCCGGGGCACGGCGCTCAACCTGTTCCTGCTCGCGCTGGCGATCGGCGTCTCGGTGGCGCTGTATGTCGGGCGCCGGCACATCGCCCCGCGGGTCGGCCACCGCTCGTCCAAGACCGCGCAGCCGACCCGCTACGCCCGGGTGATGGCGGCCTGGCGCGTCTTCCTCGTCGGCGCGGTGCCGGCGGTGCTCGGCAGCTTCCTCGTCGGCTACACCCTCGACGTCACCGAGCTGCTGCCCCTGCGCCTGCTGCCGGCCGCCCACCGGATCGTCGCCTCGCTCGCCTTCGTGGCGGTGGTCGAGGCGATGGCCGATGCGCTCCTCTCGCCCGACCGCCCGGCCTGGCGCCTCGTCGCGATGACCGACGCCACCGCCGAGCGGCTGAACCGCCTGATCATCGCCATCGCCTCGGTGATCGCGGTCGGGCGCACCATCGAGGGCCTGAACGAGGGCATCTCGCTCAGCCTGCCGATCACCATCGTCACCAAGGGCGTCTTCGCCGCGGTGGTCGCCGTGGTGCTGGCCGAGGGCCTGCGCCGGTTCGCCGCGCGGGCCGAGGAGACCGACGAGGCCTGCCTCGGCCCCTACATCGCGGCCGAATCGACGACCGGCATCGGCGGCCCCTTGCGCATCCTCGGCTGGATCGTGGTGGCGGCGATCGGCGTCTCGGCGCTGGTCGGCTACATCGCCCTGTCGTCGTTCCTGATCGACCAGCTGATGTGGACCGCGATCGCCGCGGCGATCCTCTACCTGGCGATCTCGAGCGTCGACGCGGTGGTCAGCTCGGCGCTCCAGGACGATTCGCGCATCGCCACGGCGCTCCAGGCCAATACCGGCCTGCGCAAGCGCTCGCTCAACCAGATCGCGGTGCTGATCTCGGGCTTCGTCCGGGTGCTGCTGCTCACCGCCGCGGGCGTGCTGCTGCTGGCCTCCTGGGGCGTCGATTCGACCGACATCTTCTCCTGGGCCCAGGCCGCGTTCTTCGGCTTCACGGTGGGCGGGGTGACGATCTCGCTCTCGACCATCGCCCTCGCGCTCGGGCTGTTCACGCTCGGTCTCGTCATCACCAAGGCGATCCAGCGCTGGCTCGAGAATACCTACCTGCCGGCGACCGATCTCGATCCGGGCCTGCGCAACTCGATCTCGACGGTGAGCGGCTATGTCGGCTTCCTGCTCACCCTGGCGCTCGCCTTCTCGTATCTGGGCCTGAGCCTCGAAAAGCTCACCATCGTCGCCGGTGCCCTGTCGGTCGGTATCGGTTTCGGCCTGCAATCGATCGTCAACAACTTCGTCTCCGGCCTGCTGCTGCTCTGGGAGCGGCCGATCCGGGTCGGCGACCTCGTGGTGATCGGCGACAACGAGGGCTATGTCCGCCGCATCAGCGTACGCTCGACCGAGATCCAGACCTTCGACCGCTCGGCCGTGATCGTGCCGAACTCGAACCTGATCTCCGGCGTGGTGAAGAACCGGGTGCGCGGCGACCGCACCGGCCGGGTCACCATCACGGTCAGCGTCCTGCGCAACCAGGACCCGGTCCACGCCGCCGAGCTGATCGCCGGTTGCGCCAAGGCCCATGCGGAGGTGCTGAAGGAGCCGCCGCCCCGTGTGGTGTTCCGCAAGATCGGCGATCCCTTCCTCGAATTCGAGCTGATCGCGATGATCACCGACGTCGGCTCGCAGGCGAAAGTGCAGAGCGACCTCAACTTCGCGGTGTTCAAGACCTTGTCGGAGGAGGGTCTGATCCCCAATCTCGGACCCGGTGCGAGCATCGTCACGGTTCAGGGGCTGGACGCGATGCAGGACGCCATGGGGCAGATCGCCCGCATGACGACCCCTGCCGCGCTGCGCCCCGAATCCCGGAACGAGGCCCGTCCCGAGCCCGAGGCCGAGCGTCGCAAAACCCCCGAGACCGTGCCGTGA
- a CDS encoding CAP domain-containing protein, giving the protein MILLPAALKRIALLALPLSLAACSASEATRVSTGAAGPSLYWPMAATGAQIDAGAAQAMIAAYRSNKGLPPLALDPGLQRLAETETAAMAAAGRPSQADIVKTVAARMGYPEPAANLSAGYHTLAEAFSGWRESPSHNAVMLDPTATRMGIATAYAPGSKYKVYWALLVAK; this is encoded by the coding sequence GTGATCCTCCTTCCCGCCGCGCTGAAGCGTATTGCCTTGCTGGCCCTGCCGCTTTCCCTCGCCGCCTGCTCGGCGAGCGAGGCGACGCGGGTCTCGACCGGGGCGGCGGGACCGAGCCTGTACTGGCCGATGGCGGCGACGGGGGCGCAGATCGATGCCGGCGCGGCCCAGGCGATGATCGCCGCCTATCGCAGCAACAAGGGATTGCCTCCGCTCGCCCTCGATCCCGGCCTCCAGCGCCTCGCCGAGACCGAGACCGCCGCGATGGCCGCCGCCGGCCGGCCGAGCCAAGCGGATATCGTCAAGACGGTGGCCGCCCGGATGGGCTATCCGGAGCCGGCCGCCAACCTCTCGGCCGGCTATCACACCCTGGCCGAGGCGTTCTCGGGGTGGCGCGAGAGCCCGTCCCACAACGCCGTGATGCTCGATCCCACGGCGACCCGGATGGGGATTGCGACGGCCTATGCGCCGGGGTCGAAGTACAAGGTGTACTGGGCGTTGCTGGTGGCGAAGTAG